CGCAATGCTGCATCTGCATTATCGACGGCGATGTATACCATCATGGAACGTGAGCCTGTTTCTGTCGCCGGGTTGATGCGCGCTACCTTGCCGACGAATTCGCGCTTGCCAAAACCATCGACCTGGAACGCGACTTTTTGCCCTGTCCTGACCCGGGGGATTTCACTTGCGGGCACTTGCGCTTCCAGCGTCATGTGGCGGAGATTGACGATGCTGTACAGGGCAGTATCTGGTGATACTTTTTCACCTGCCTGCACATGGCGCTTGCTGATGTAACCATCCAGCGGCGAACGCACTTGCGTATCTGCCAGCGCCAGTTGTGCCACCTGTTTTTGCGACAATGCCGACTTCAGGCTGGCCTGTGCCAGCTCCAGGCCATTATGAGTAGTGTCGTAGGCATTTTGTGAAATATAGTTTTGTTTCAACAAAGTCTCGTTAGACAGGCGGTTTTTTTGCGCCAGCGCCAACCTGGCCTGGGCTTCATCAACCGCAGCTTCTTGCGTGGTCAGGCGCGCATGTAAGTCGGCAGCGGTAAAGCGGGCAATGATCTGGCCTTTTTGTACTGCCATGCCCTCTTGCAGGGAAGCATCGGCAACTTCAGCAATCACCTTGGCACGCACGGTGACCTGGCTATCAGGCACCAGCGAACCCGAGATGGGCAGTTGTGCTGACAATTCCTTGAGTTCTGCACTGGCAATATCTGCAGCAGCCAGTTCATAGACCACTTCCTTGTCGGCCTGTTTTTTTTCATTGGTACTGGCTTGCGCAGTCATTTTGCTGGAATAAAACATCCAGAGACCACTGCAAATTGCCAGTGCTGCAACAGTCACGACAGGCGTGCGCCATTGAATCTGCCCCTGGGAATTACGAAAGCGAAATTTGTTTTGCATGATGAAGATATTCCAGTGTGTGTGCGCTATATCCGCTCTGCCGCCAGGCAGGCCAGACTTTGTTTAGCGGTTTGACTAATCGGCACAGGATAAGTTCATCCAATAATAGTACAAAAAATAATGCAAAATTGACCAAAAAAAGCCCGGCTTAGCGGGCTCTGATTGGGCACTGATTTCGTGGAATGATTTGCAAACTTAACTTGCCGTATTCGCAGACTTGC
This is a stretch of genomic DNA from Undibacterium sp. KW1. It encodes these proteins:
- a CDS encoding efflux RND transporter periplasmic adaptor subunit, producing the protein MQNKFRFRNSQGQIQWRTPVVTVAALAICSGLWMFYSSKMTAQASTNEKKQADKEVVYELAAADIASAELKELSAQLPISGSLVPDSQVTVRAKVIAEVADASLQEGMAVQKGQIIARFTAADLHARLTTQEAAVDEAQARLALAQKNRLSNETLLKQNYISQNAYDTTHNGLELAQASLKSALSQKQVAQLALADTQVRSPLDGYISKRHVQAGEKVSPDTALYSIVNLRHMTLEAQVPASEIPRVRTGQKVAFQVDGFGKREFVGKVARINPATETGSRSMMVYIAVDNADAALRGGMFAKGSLVLEKSAPATTVPLTAVRQVNGADVVYQIINDQVKMQTVKLGLRSEDEGKVQIVQGLDAGAVLISSRLDGVKSGSKVKMPKPTPASKV